The following proteins are co-located in the Pedobacter sp. FW305-3-2-15-E-R2A2 genome:
- a CDS encoding chorismate mutase — protein sequence MMKSIYLSGLTLLTCLLFSGVSYAQSGDATLAFHRKKIDSLDQKLIAVLAERERVVKEVGIYKMKNNIPALQKGRFRQILEKNIKMGAEEGLSAKLITSVMNAIHEESLRIERAVKKEETP from the coding sequence ATGATGAAATCAATTTATTTAAGCGGTCTGACTTTACTGACCTGTCTGCTGTTTTCCGGAGTTTCTTATGCACAAAGCGGCGATGCAACCCTGGCTTTTCACCGAAAAAAGATCGATTCCCTGGATCAGAAATTGATCGCGGTTTTGGCTGAACGGGAGCGGGTGGTGAAAGAAGTGGGTATTTATAAGATGAAAAATAACATCCCTGCACTTCAGAAAGGACGCTTCAGGCAAATCCTGGAAAAGAACATCAAAATGGGAGCGGAGGAAGGCCTTTCTGCAAAATTGATCACCAGCGTGATGAATGCCATTCATGAAGAGAGTTTAAGAATAGAACGTGCCGTAAAAAAGGAAGAGACCCCATGA